In Bacteroidales bacterium, the genomic window GCAGGTGTCAGGCCTTATACTTCATCTTTCGATTTTGCAAAGCCATGTGTTTTTGCTAAACAGTCGCCAGGGCCATTTCTCTGCGACCCACCTTGCGGTGGGTACCCTTTTTCCCGAAGTTACAGGGTTAATTTGCCTAGTTCCTTAGCCACGGATCACTCGAGCACCTTAGGATACTCTCCTCGACCACCTGTGTCGGTTTCCGGTACGGGTTGCAATTATCTGAAGCTTAGAGGGTTTTCTTGGAAGTATGATTAGGGTCATTATTCGCTTGTCCGAAGACTCACGATACTATCAAGTTTCAGCACATAAAGCGGATTTTCCTACTCAATGTATACCTACACTCTTCAACGTACTATTCCGTCAGTACGCAGACCTTTCACTCCTTCGTCACCTCATCGCAATAATTGCAAGTAAAGGAATATTAACCTTTTATCCATCGGATTTTGCGTTCGCATACTCCTTAGGACCCGACTAACCCTGATCCGATTAACGTTGATCAGGAAACCTTGGTCTTGCGGTGTGCAGGTTTCTCACCTGCATTATCGTTACTTATGCCTACATTTGCTTTTCCAGACGCTCCAGCATGTCTTACAACACACCTTCAGCGCAGACTGGAATGCTCCCCTACCAGTGATATTGCTATCAATCCACAGCTTCGGTAGTATATTTAATGCCCGTTTATTATCCACGCCCGATCGCTCGACTAGTGAGCTGTTACGCACTCTTTAAATGAATGGCTGCTTCCAAGCCAACATCCTAGCTGTCAATGCAATCAGACTTCGTTAGTTCAACTTAATATACATTTGGGGACCTTAGCTGATGGTCTGGGTTATTTCCCTCTCGGCGCTGGACATTAGCACCCAACGCCTCACTCCCGAGTATATGTCATAGCATTCGGAGTTTGTCAGGATTTGGTAGGCGGTGAAGCCCCCTAGTCCAATCAGTAGCTCTACCTCTATGACACTCTTACCTCGAGGCTGTTCCTAGAAACATTTCGGGGAGTACGAGCTATCTCTCAGTTTGATTAGCCTTTCACCCCTACCCACAACTCATCCAAACGCTTTTCAACGCATACTAGTTCGGTCCTCCATCAGCGGTTAAGCTGACTTCAACCTGGTCATGGGTAGATCACAAAGTTTCGCGTCTACCCCCTCTAACTTTACGCCCTATTCAGACTTGCTTTCGCTTCGGCTACAGACCTTAAGTCTTTAACCTTGCTAGAGAGGAGTAACTCGTAGGCTCATTATGCAAAAGGCACGCCGTCAGTTACTATATCATTGCTGATACCTCACCTCCGACCGTTTGTAAGCGCACGGTTTCAGGTACTATTTCACTCCGCTGTTCGCGGTTCTTTTCACCTTTCCCTCACGGTACTAGTTCACTATCGGTCTCTCAGGAGTATTTAGCCTTACCGGATGGTGCCGGTGGGTTCCCACAAGGCGTCTCCGACCTCGCGGTACTCAGGATACTGTTAGGTAATAAATTTGTTTCGTTTACAGGACTATCACCTTCTATGGTGCAACTTTCCAGAAGCTTCTACTACAAATTTACAGTCCACGTTACAGTCCTACAACCCCAGTTTTGCCGTAACAAAACTGGTTTGGGCTAGTCCCTGTTCGCTCGCCACTACTTAGGGAATCACTATTGTTTTCTCTTCCTCCAGGTACTAAGATGTTTCAGTTCTCTGGGTTTACTTTCCGATAAATCGGAATGATCCGCCTTCAGCGGACCGGGTTTCCCCATTCGGATATCTCCGGATCAAAGGCTATTTCCGCCTCCCCGAAGCTTTTCGCAGGTAGTCACGTCCTTCATCGTCTCTGAGAGCCAAGGCATCCACCATACGCTCTTACTTACTTTCTTGTTATATTATAATTAAATAAAATTTACTCGTGTCTTGTATCTTCTTTCAATATGTCAAAGAACTTTTTCGCCAATTGGCGAATTCGTGGAGAATATCGGATTCGAACCGATGACCCCTAGCTTGCAAAGCTAGTGCTCTAGCCAGCTGAGCTAATCCCCCAATACGATGATTGATGTAGTCCCGAGCAGATTTGAACTGCTGACCCCTACATTATCAGTGTAGTGCTCTAACCAACTGAGCTACGGGACTGAGTTTACGATTGATTTTGTAAACGCACTTCCTTTTGCTCAAAATACTGTAATTAAGGAAGAGTCATCACTGAGCTCGTATGGGTAAAAAAAATATGAAGAAGCCAAAAGTAGCAAATATGAATTCCGAATTATAAAAAACGGAACTTAATAATAAACCTTCTCTAGAAAGGAGGTGTTCCAGCCACACCTTCCGGTACGGCTACCTTGTTACGACTTAGCCCCAGTCACTGGTTTTACCCTAGGCCGCTCCTTGCGGTTACGGACTTTAGGTACCCCCAGCTTCCATGGCTTGACGGGCGGTGTGTACAAGGCCCGGGAACGTATTCACCGGATCATTGCTGATATCCGATTACTAGCGAATCCAACTTCACGAAGTCGAGTTGCAGACTTCGATCCGAACTGAGACCGGTTTTAGAGATTTGCATCCAGTCACCTGGTAGCTGCCCTCTGTACCGGCCATTGTAGCACGTGTGTAGCCCTGGGCGTAAGGGCCGTGCTGACTTGACGTCATCCCCACCTTCCTCACTACTTGCGTAGGCAGTTTCCTTAGAGTTCCCAGCATTACCTGATGGCAACTAAAGATAGGGGTTGCGCTCGTTACGGGACTTAACCCAACACCTCACGGCACGAGCTGACGACAGCCATGCAGCACCTCGTAAAATGCCCCGAAGGGAATTTACCTTTCGGCAAATGTCATAATACGTTCAAGCCCAGGTAAGGTTCCTCGCGTATCATCGAATTAAACCACATGCTCCTCCGCTTGTGCGGGCCCCCGTCAATTCCTTTGAGTTTCAATCTTGCGATCGTATTCCCCAGGTGGATCACTTAATGCTTTCGCTCAGACGCGTACAGTGTATCGCACACATCGAGTGATCATCGTTTACGGCGTGGACTACCAGGGTATCTAATCCTGTTTGATCCCCACGCTTTCGTGCCTCAGCGTCAGTTACAGTTTAGTGAGCTGCCTTCGCTATCGGTGTTCTGTGTGATATCTAAGCATTTCACCGCTACACCACACATTCCGCCCACTTCAAATGTACTCAAGGTTGACAGTATCAATGGCAGTTCTACAGTTAAGCTGTAGGATTTCACCACTGACTTATCATCCCGCCTACGCACCCTTTAAACCCAATAAATCCGGATAACGCTTGGATCCTCCGTATTACCGCGGCTGCTGGCACGGAGTTAGCCGATCCTTATTCTTACGGTACCATCAGCCCCGCTCACGAGCGAGGGTTTTTTCCCGTACAAAAGAAGTTTACAACCCATAGGGCCGTCATCCTTCACGCGGCATGGCTGGTTCAGACTTGCGTCCATTGACCAATATTCCTTACTGCTGCCTCCCGTAGGAGTCTGGTCCGTGTCTCAGTACCAGTGTGGGGGTTAATCCTCTCAGAACCCCTAGGTATCGCAGTCTTGGTGAGCCGTTACCTCACCAACTAACTAATACCGCGCATGCCCATCTATAACCATTAAAACTTTAATTGCAAAAAGATGCCTTTTCGCAATGTTATGGAGTATTAATCCCGATTTCTCGGGGCTATTCTCCAGTTATAGGTAGGTTGCATACGTGTTACGCACCCGTGCGCCGGTCGCCGGCATGTATTGCTACACCCGCTGCCCCTCGACTTGCATGTATTAAGCCTGCCGCTAGCGTTCATCCTGAGCCAGGATCAAACTCTCCATTGTAAGTTTGATTCTTTAAAAATGTCTCAAGATTTATTATTGTTACTGTTCGGAATTGAACAGGTTATATTTGCTACTTTATTTAGGCTTTCTTCAATATCTTCAAAGAACGTTTTCCATTTCATTTTGAAATGGGCTGCAAAATTAAAAACTATTTTTTATTTTGCAAAATATTTTTAAAAAAAATTATCTTTCAAAAAACTAAATTTTTCCCGTGGTATTTTGGGACTGCAAAATTAATATTTTTTTGTCCCGAGAAAAATTTTAAATGAACTTTTTATTTACAATTTATAAGATCGAATCTTTTTAATTGGGGTTGCAAAATTAAAAACTTATTTTGATTCTGCAAACATTTTTTCAAAAAAAATTTATTTTAAAAAAACTTAATCATTTTCCCTTGGTAATTTGGGACTGCAAAATTAATATTTTTTTGTCCCGAGAAAAATTTTAAATGAACTTTTTATTAACAATTTTATAAGATCGAATCTTTTAATTGAGGCTGCAAAGATATGAAAACTAAAATCACATAAACAAATGTTTTTATAATTATTTTTAAAATATTTTATATTTAATTGTTTTTAAATAACTTATATGTGAATATTTTCATACATTTCAGAATATTTTATCTTGTTCATACTATATTTCATGTATTTTTGTTCTTATAAAAAAGGATATAAAGATGAAACTTATAAAGTATTTGCTTATTTACTGCTTCTGTTTGCTCTGTTTTATTAATGTTTTTGCCCAGGATAACATAAAAAATAACGATAATGACAAATTAATACATCGCTTCTTTACAGGTGGTACCATAGGTTTGCAGTTTGGCAACTATACCTATGTAAACATTGCTCCTATTGTTGGATACCGCTTAAATGATTATATATCATGTGGGGTTGGTCCTAATTATATATATTATCATTATAAAGATCCATATTCAACAACAATTTTTAAAACAAACCTGTACGGGGCGAATTTCTTTTCACGCGTTTATTTCCTGAAAGATATTATTCCCAGTATTCATGACATCTATCTTCATGGCGAAATTGAAGGACTTAATGTAGAATCAGCATTCTTCGATATAGGGAATGAACATAATAATGAAGAAAGGTATGGAGTAATTAGTATTTTCGGTGGCGCCGGAGTTCGACAAGCAATAGGTGAAAAAACCTTTGTAACTCTTACTGTACTTTATAACTTTAATGAAACCATAGATAGTCCATACTACGGAAACCCTTTAGTATATCGCGTTGGTATTGAAATCGGGTTATAATAAAAAAGGAGGCAATGCCTCCTTTTTATTTGCTCTATATTATATTATAATGTTTCTAAGACTTCAACCAATAATTTCCAGAATAGATCAACGCTTTCTATATTTATTCTTTCATCGGGTGAATGAACGCCTCTGAGTGTAGGTCCAAAAGAAATCATATCCATTCCCGGATATTTTTCTCCTATAACACCACATTCAAGTCCTGCATGTATAGCCAGTACCAAAGGTTCTTTCTTGAAAAGTTTTTTATAGCTTGCTTTCATTACCGACAGGATCTCTGAATTCATATTAGGTTTCCATCCGGGATATCCTTCACCATGCTTAACTTCTGCACCTGCCAATTTAAATAAGGAAGCAACCATTTGTGCAACATCGTCCTTTGAAGATGCAACAGAGCTGCGCTGACTCGTTTGAATAATGATTCTATCATTTTCTGTTTTAACCGAAGCTAAATTTGTTGATGTTTCAACCAATCCAGGCATATCGGCAGTCATTGCTATTACTCCATGAGGACATGCATACATCGAATTCAGTAAACGGAATTGTGTATCCGAATCAATCACATAAGCAGGTTTCCCGGCACTTTCAATTACAAATTTCAAATCGGGTTCTGTAATATTTAATTCATTCTTTATCATATCATGATAACTACTTGCATAATCGATAAGGCTATTTTCATTTTGTGAAGGTACCATTAATATTGCAAAAGCTTCGCGGGCTATAGCATTTCGTAAATTTCCTCCATCAACCTTAGAAATCCGAATTCCATATTTATTTGTTGCCATCAGCAAAAACCTGTTCATCAGTTTTACTGCATTGCCTAATCCTTTATTAATATCATCACCTGAATGGCCACCTTTTAAACCGGTAACTGATATCTTATATGGAATCATGTTTGCAGGAACGCTATCCTTTTTATATGAGAAAGTAATAACGGTATCTTTACCACCTGCGCATCCAATAAATAATTGTCCTTCATCTTCCGAATCCAAATTTAGAAGTATGCGACCTTTTACAAAT contains:
- a CDS encoding aminoacyl-histidine dipeptidase, which encodes MNDILKLQPERVWYYFNEICKIPRPSKKEEKIAAWLVEWGKSKKLETIQDKAGNVMIRKPATKGKEKNKTVVLQSHIDMVCEKNASTQHDFDKDAIKPVVEGGWVKALGTTLGADDGIGMAAQLAVLESDELSHGPVECLFTVDEETGLTGAFALQPEFVKGRILLNLDSEDEGQLFIGCAGGKDTVITFSYKKDSVPANMIPYKISVTGLKGGHSGDDINKGLGNAVKLMNRFLLMATNKYGIRISKVDGGNLRNAIAREAFAILMVPSQNENSLIDYASSYHDMIKNELNITEPDLKFVIESAGKPAYVIDSDTQFRLLNSMYACPHGVIAMTADMPGLVETSTNLASVKTENDRIIIQTSQRSSVASSKDDVAQMVASLFKLAGAEVKHGEGYPGWKPNMNSEILSVMKASYKKLFKKEPLVLAIHAGLECGVIGEKYPGMDMISFGPTLRGVHSPDERINIESVDLFWKLLVEVLETL